In the Thermovirga sp. genome, one interval contains:
- a CDS encoding 2,3-bisphosphoglycerate-independent phosphoglycerate mutase, which yields MTRFQQGGGINLRDRLEVLKDLSVENRTKMVLLVMDGLGGLPGVGGQTELEAAATPNLDALASRSETGLLEMVDRGITPGSGPGHLGLFGYDPLRFQIGRGILEALGVGAEVSAGEICARGNLCTWGEGDLVIDRRAGRIDTISSARIIGKLAEKIREIDGFGVRFYPGIEHRFAVVFSGEGLCDKVSDADPQIEGQPMVWSEPLERSAERTARLVNNLIRKVRDVLFDEPKANGCLLRGLSSALDIPLMPDLYRFRPAAVATYPMYKGLARIVGMEILPAGKTVESLFQTLVTNWTAFDFFYVHVKYADSRGEDGDFDAKCEVIEKVDNLLPQIIELAPDVLVVTGDHSTPSVMASHSWHPSPILLASNYVRPDGSASFGERSCARGSLGVIPAHKLMGLMLAHARRLSKYGA from the coding sequence ATGACGAGGTTTCAACAGGGGGGAGGAATAAATTTGCGGGACAGGCTCGAGGTCTTGAAAGATTTGTCGGTGGAGAATCGGACAAAAATGGTACTGCTCGTAATGGATGGACTGGGGGGACTGCCGGGGGTCGGGGGACAAACGGAACTCGAGGCCGCTGCCACACCCAACCTGGATGCCTTGGCTTCCCGTTCGGAGACGGGACTCCTCGAGATGGTTGACAGGGGGATCACTCCGGGAAGCGGTCCCGGCCACCTTGGCCTTTTCGGTTACGATCCGTTGAGGTTCCAGATCGGCAGGGGGATACTGGAGGCCCTGGGCGTGGGGGCCGAAGTCAGCGCCGGAGAGATATGCGCCAGGGGAAACCTGTGCACCTGGGGTGAAGGCGACCTCGTCATTGACCGAAGGGCCGGCCGGATCGATACGATCTCGAGCGCCAGGATCATCGGGAAACTGGCAGAGAAAATCAGGGAGATCGACGGATTCGGGGTCAGGTTTTACCCCGGCATCGAGCACCGTTTTGCCGTGGTCTTTTCGGGAGAGGGTCTTTGCGACAAAGTATCCGACGCTGATCCCCAGATCGAAGGTCAGCCCATGGTTTGGAGTGAACCGTTGGAACGCTCTGCGGAAAGGACGGCCCGCCTGGTAAACAACCTCATCCGAAAGGTCAGGGATGTACTTTTCGACGAGCCAAAAGCCAATGGCTGCCTTCTGAGAGGCCTATCGAGCGCGCTCGATATCCCCCTTATGCCGGATCTTTACCGATTCCGACCTGCTGCGGTCGCTACCTACCCCATGTACAAGGGACTCGCGAGAATCGTGGGAATGGAAATCCTGCCGGCGGGAAAGACCGTGGAAAGCCTTTTTCAGACTTTAGTGACGAACTGGACGGCTTTCGATTTTTTTTACGTTCATGTAAAATACGCCGACAGCCGCGGCGAGGACGGAGATTTCGACGCCAAATGTGAGGTCATAGAAAAAGTCGATAATCTTTTGCCCCAGATCATCGAATTGGCTCCTGACGTTCTCGTTGTGACCGGCGACCACAGCACACCGAGCGTCATGGCGTCCCACTCCTGGCATCCGTCGCCCATCCTGCTGGCGAGCAACTATGTAAGACCCGACGGGTCCGCCTCTTTCGGTGAGAGGAGCTGCGCGAGGGGAAGCCTTGGGGTCATACCAGCCCACAAACTCATGGGGCTGATGCTGGCCCATGCCCGGAGGCTTTCAAAATATGGCGCCTGA
- a CDS encoding M48 family metalloprotease yields MIRKYTGAIVVLLFLAASVIPGEAALDPESVERVWRELTSTASLADAGPVNIEDREEPNAWVSFTRDKYSVHATTGLLETLRSTDELAGVLAHEIGHIKLGHYDDTMKRNLLWMLLSKALGDKKLGGFDVIGTGVVLAEAGFSREQEIAADDYGVALAAKAGYNPWGLFEALQGMAKAGFKTTPSGFNSHPPTERRLAHIRETTERISRGKLMIRE; encoded by the coding sequence ATGATCAGGAAGTACACGGGCGCGATCGTTGTCCTTTTGTTTCTCGCCGCTTCCGTCATTCCGGGCGAGGCGGCCCTTGATCCAGAGTCCGTGGAGAGGGTCTGGCGTGAACTGACCTCCACGGCGTCCCTCGCGGATGCCGGCCCGGTGAACATCGAGGACAGGGAGGAACCCAACGCATGGGTTTCCTTCACAAGGGATAAATATTCTGTTCATGCGACGACGGGACTCCTAGAGACACTCCGGTCCACCGACGAGTTAGCCGGGGTCCTGGCCCACGAGATAGGCCACATTAAACTGGGCCACTATGACGATACCATGAAAAGAAATCTCCTCTGGATGCTGCTTTCCAAGGCTTTGGGTGATAAAAAACTCGGCGGCTTCGATGTGATCGGCACCGGGGTGGTACTCGCCGAGGCTGGTTTCAGCAGGGAACAGGAAATCGCGGCCGATGATTACGGGGTGGCACTGGCGGCGAAGGCTGGTTACAACCCCTGGGGTCTTTTCGAAGCCCTTCAAGGTATGGCGAAGGCTGGATTCAAGACAACGCCGAGCGGTTTCAATTCTCATCCCCCAACCGAACGACGCCTGGCCCATATCAGGGAAACCACTGAAAGGATAAGCAGGGGGAAACTGATGATCCGGGAATAA
- a CDS encoding HD domain-containing protein: protein MMNSTTSQLKVLAAGDRFKVLGVLQQIKPRFDKNKRPFWEVVLVDSEGTIEAKVWSDGKWWDARSGERSPVEPGSPEMPGVFLNASIGAVGTVSEFRGKQQYQFSELFLLDPEKFPLSGFIQSSPIPVEQLEGEFRVLVGSCRPVIRDFLESVFKGDLWRRFREAPAAVTLHHAYVHGLLEHTLAVTRGARALAQSYIASGVEMDLDVVTAGGLLHDIGKIDSYKLDPFPSMTVPGTVIDHIALGFNRFSLLAREYGLDEALVTTIGHILVSHHGRKEYGSPVLPATPEALVVSSADELDFLMYCWGSFPESGNREASISDFLPPAGRRFWRPDTRNVEE from the coding sequence ATGATGAACTCGACCACATCCCAGCTGAAGGTACTTGCTGCCGGCGATCGTTTCAAGGTCCTCGGCGTGCTTCAACAGATCAAACCGAGATTTGACAAGAATAAAAGACCCTTCTGGGAAGTAGTCCTGGTGGATTCTGAGGGGACCATCGAAGCGAAAGTATGGTCCGATGGAAAATGGTGGGATGCCAGGTCGGGAGAAAGGTCACCGGTGGAACCGGGCTCACCGGAGATGCCCGGTGTTTTTCTCAACGCGTCCATCGGGGCCGTTGGCACCGTGTCGGAATTCAGGGGGAAGCAGCAATACCAGTTTTCGGAGTTATTCCTTCTTGACCCTGAAAAATTCCCCCTCAGCGGTTTCATCCAGTCGTCGCCGATTCCAGTTGAGCAATTGGAGGGCGAGTTCAGGGTGCTGGTCGGAAGCTGCCGCCCCGTGATAAGGGATTTCTTGGAAAGCGTCTTCAAGGGAGACCTATGGAGGAGGTTTCGGGAAGCCCCGGCGGCCGTAACCCTGCATCACGCCTATGTCCACGGGCTCCTCGAGCACACCCTTGCCGTGACGAGAGGCGCCCGTGCGCTTGCCCAATCCTATATCGCTTCCGGTGTAGAGATGGACCTGGACGTCGTGACCGCCGGGGGGCTTTTGCACGATATCGGAAAGATAGATTCCTATAAGCTGGACCCCTTTCCTTCGATGACCGTCCCCGGTACGGTCATCGACCATATCGCCCTGGGTTTCAACCGGTTTTCACTTCTGGCCAGGGAGTACGGCCTCGACGAGGCGCTCGTGACCACTATCGGGCATATCCTGGTGAGCCATCACGGTCGCAAGGAGTACGGTTCACCGGTGCTTCCCGCCACCCCCGAGGCCTTGGTCGTATCATCGGCGGATGAACTCGACTTTCTCATGTACTGTTGGGGATCCTTCCCGGAGAGCGGCAACAGGGAGGCCTCCATCTCGGACTTCCTCCCACCCGCCGGCCGGAGGTTTTGGAGGCCCGACACACGGAACGTAGAGGAGTGA
- a CDS encoding RluA family pseudouridine synthase, with the protein MGQVFKVSGHDDGRRLDKIIRKKWPDLPLAAMMRAFRKGLVRVDGRRVECSSRVVEGNSVTVPWDDAVVETPKPFLSRLRGSSSTIDIIYADNDICIVNKPWNLLSQPDLKGGESVISRVMTTLGWKDTSFFPTPVHRLDRNTSGAMALALNGVVLRMLHEAWRKENVQKAYLALVIGETPEDGEVDSPLLKSGEDNIVGIDASRGRKALTRFRKISGDSSISLLLVELLTGRPHQARVHLASIGHPLIGDIKYGDRKANAEWRLLGVQRPMLHSRSLEFRNLSAALGHLSGKKYLAIPPADFMGVLSGKGWRLYGRGV; encoded by the coding sequence ATGGGACAGGTTTTCAAAGTCTCAGGGCATGACGATGGAAGAAGGTTGGACAAGATAATTAGAAAAAAATGGCCTGATTTGCCCCTGGCCGCCATGATGCGCGCTTTCCGGAAGGGATTGGTCAGGGTTGACGGCCGTCGGGTGGAATGCTCATCCAGGGTTGTCGAGGGAAACTCCGTAACGGTACCCTGGGATGACGCCGTGGTCGAGACCCCAAAACCTTTCCTTTCAAGGCTCCGAGGCTCCAGCTCGACGATCGATATCATCTATGCCGATAACGATATCTGTATTGTGAATAAACCTTGGAACCTGCTTTCTCAGCCGGATCTCAAGGGTGGAGAAAGCGTTATCTCCAGGGTCATGACGACTCTTGGCTGGAAGGACACCTCTTTCTTCCCCACCCCGGTGCACAGGCTTGACAGGAATACCTCGGGAGCCATGGCACTCGCCCTTAACGGTGTGGTCCTGAGGATGCTCCACGAGGCGTGGCGGAAGGAAAATGTCCAAAAGGCCTATCTTGCGCTGGTCATCGGCGAAACTCCTGAGGATGGTGAGGTGGATTCACCCCTTCTTAAGTCCGGAGAGGACAACATAGTAGGCATCGACGCCTCCAGGGGGAGGAAGGCCCTGACCAGGTTCAGGAAGATAAGTGGCGACTCGTCGATTTCGCTGCTGCTGGTGGAACTGCTCACCGGCCGGCCTCACCAGGCGAGGGTTCACCTCGCTTCTATAGGTCATCCATTGATCGGTGACATCAAGTACGGCGACCGGAAAGCGAACGCTGAATGGAGGCTCCTCGGAGTCCAAAGGCCGATGCTCCACTCCAGGAGCCTGGAGTTCAGGAATCTCTCCGCCGCCCTGGGCCACCTCTCGGGGAAGAAGTATCTCGCGATCCCCCCAGCCGATTTCATGGGAGTCCTCTCCGGAAAGGGTTGGCGTTTATACGGTCGTGGGGTATAA
- a CDS encoding Glu/Leu/Phe/Val dehydrogenase, translating into MGKRTSENVLLDIALKNFYGAAEELGLEDSLIEILGNSERKLSVSVPIVMDDGSTKVFNGYRIQHSTAIGPAKGGTRFHPDVSLDECEALGMLMTWKCSLAGIPYGGGKGGVECDPLQMSKGEKERLSRTYAARIEPLIGTWIDAPGPDVNTGGQEMIWFLDTISKIRGKVEPALFTGKPVGLWGSEGRTEATGLGVATCALEFLEAIKKDPKDTTFVIQGFGNVGTHAALTLINAGATVVGISDITGAYYCSKGIDIKKAQQHASGHPKKLLEGFEQPGLEKIPADELLLLAADILIPAALEGVVNKNNADKVKVKYIVEAANGPITPDADAVLDDKGILIVPDFLANSGGVIGSYFEWAQNLGGFFWTREEYNSRLLHIMKGNFKRVWDFSQEHNVKMRRAAFMAAISRVAEAARLRGVFL; encoded by the coding sequence ATGGGTAAGAGGACTTCAGAGAACGTGCTTCTTGACATCGCTTTAAAAAACTTTTATGGTGCGGCAGAGGAACTGGGGCTTGAGGACAGCCTGATCGAGATACTGGGCAACTCCGAGCGGAAACTGTCCGTTTCGGTCCCCATCGTGATGGACGACGGGTCCACCAAGGTTTTCAACGGTTATCGTATCCAGCATTCCACGGCCATCGGTCCGGCCAAGGGCGGCACCAGGTTCCACCCCGATGTGTCCCTCGATGAATGTGAAGCCCTGGGAATGCTCATGACCTGGAAGTGCTCCCTTGCCGGCATACCCTACGGAGGCGGAAAGGGTGGCGTCGAGTGCGACCCCCTCCAGATGTCAAAGGGCGAAAAGGAACGCCTTTCAAGGACCTATGCCGCCAGGATAGAGCCCCTGATCGGAACCTGGATCGACGCTCCCGGGCCGGATGTTAACACCGGCGGCCAAGAGATGATTTGGTTCTTGGATACGATCAGCAAGATTAGAGGCAAAGTGGAACCTGCCCTCTTTACCGGGAAACCCGTGGGCCTGTGGGGCTCCGAGGGCCGTACCGAGGCGACCGGCCTTGGAGTTGCCACCTGCGCCCTTGAGTTCCTCGAGGCCATCAAGAAAGACCCAAAGGATACGACCTTCGTCATCCAGGGGTTTGGCAACGTCGGCACCCACGCCGCCCTGACGCTCATCAACGCTGGTGCCACGGTGGTTGGCATCAGCGATATCACCGGCGCCTACTACTGCTCGAAGGGCATTGACATCAAGAAAGCCCAGCAGCACGCCTCGGGACATCCCAAAAAGCTTCTCGAGGGTTTTGAGCAGCCCGGGCTCGAGAAGATTCCCGCCGACGAACTTCTTTTGCTCGCGGCGGACATCCTGATCCCCGCCGCCCTGGAGGGCGTGGTCAACAAGAACAACGCCGACAAGGTCAAAGTCAAGTACATTGTTGAAGCCGCTAACGGGCCCATCACTCCCGACGCAGACGCGGTCCTCGATGACAAGGGGATACTGATCGTTCCCGACTTCCTGGCCAACTCCGGCGGGGTCATCGGATCCTACTTCGAATGGGCGCAGAACCTCGGTGGGTTCTTCTGGACCCGCGAGGAGTATAACTCGAGGCTTCTCCATATCAT
- a CDS encoding PLP-dependent aminotransferase family protein, translating into MQNLLNGLFSTAAKNIEPSPLLELLDLGKKPGMISFAVGMPDPDIFPIEQLQKAASVISREGRDILQYGAAGGYPPLKDFLAEWTAPRMGRKPLTDELLITAGSAQVIDLLCWALLDRGDWVICEEPTFQGATGTMFNHGARFLTVPCDSDGMKVELLPELIEKTRAAGGRVKFIYTIVNFHNPLGCDLSLQRRIRLLEIARTYGIMILEDDPYGWVRFEGEDIPSLSSMDDDGLVIFSSTFSKILAPGTRVAWCAGRSEIIGKMTVLKENTDTCTSVVAQALVWEYCRLGYLDAFLPNIIDHYRKKRDGMETALRKYMPLDRVSWQKPKGGFFYWLNVPGIPVEQLLEMALEKKVAFVPGNAFYPTGTGGLNNIRMCFTFASTEMTDLGVRYLGEAIREFEREPTQEKSGDI; encoded by the coding sequence ATGCAGAATCTTCTCAACGGCCTTTTCAGCACCGCAGCGAAGAATATTGAGCCTTCCCCCCTCCTGGAGCTGCTGGACCTCGGCAAAAAACCGGGGATGATTTCTTTCGCGGTGGGTATGCCGGACCCCGATATATTCCCCATTGAGCAACTACAAAAAGCCGCTTCCGTCATCTCGAGGGAGGGCAGGGATATACTGCAGTACGGTGCTGCCGGGGGGTACCCCCCGCTCAAGGATTTTCTGGCTGAATGGACTGCCCCACGAATGGGACGGAAACCGCTGACCGATGAATTGCTGATTACCGCGGGTTCTGCCCAGGTGATCGACCTCCTATGCTGGGCCTTGCTGGACAGGGGGGACTGGGTGATCTGCGAGGAACCCACCTTCCAGGGCGCGACGGGCACCATGTTCAACCATGGAGCCCGGTTCCTGACCGTGCCCTGCGACAGCGATGGAATGAAGGTGGAACTGCTCCCGGAGTTGATCGAAAAGACTCGGGCCGCCGGGGGCCGCGTCAAATTCATCTACACCATCGTCAACTTCCATAACCCCCTGGGCTGCGATCTCTCGCTTCAGAGAAGGATCAGGCTCCTCGAGATAGCCAGGACCTACGGCATCATGATCCTCGAGGACGACCCCTACGGCTGGGTCCGCTTCGAGGGCGAGGATATCCCCTCCCTTTCCTCAATGGACGACGACGGCCTCGTGATATTCTCTTCGACCTTCTCCAAGATCCTGGCCCCCGGCACCCGCGTAGCCTGGTGCGCAGGAAGGAGCGAGATCATCGGGAAAATGACCGTGTTAAAGGAGAATACCGATACCTGCACAAGCGTCGTGGCCCAGGCCCTGGTATGGGAGTACTGCCGGTTGGGCTACCTCGACGCGTTCCTCCCCAACATAATCGATCATTACAGGAAAAAGAGGGACGGCATGGAGACCGCCCTCAGGAAGTATATGCCCCTCGACAGGGTGTCCTGGCAAAAACCCAAGGGAGGCTTCTTTTACTGGCTGAATGTTCCGGGGATACCCGTCGAGCAACTCCTGGAAATGGCCCTGGAGAAGAAAGTCGCCTTCGTCCCGGGAAATGCCTTTTACCCCACCGGGACCGGCGGCCTCAACAATATCAGGATGTGCTTTACCTTCGCCTCCACCGAAATGACCGACCTGGGTGTGCGATACCTCGGTGAAGCCATCCGCGAGTTCGAGCGAGAACCGACCCAAGAGAAGAGCGGAGACATCTGA
- a CDS encoding PLP-dependent aminotransferase family protein yields the protein MLSIVRQPGMISFAGGMPAPDVFPVKEFHEGTEVFLRDGPSLLQYGTTEGFTPLKEFLSEWTAPRMGRRVSTDEMLLTSGSQQVLDLMGWAMIDPGDYIITEDPSYLAALTAFHNHGSRFIGIPTDAEGMVVEMLPEKIEKARSKGKKIKFIYTIVNFQNPAGCTLSLERRKKLVEISNKYGIPIFEDDPYGYVRFDGDHLPSLFSLDPEGGVIYAGSFSKILAPGTRIGWCSGSSDIIRKLTVFKQATDLCSSPISQALIYEYCKKGYLDGHLPKIIADYRIKRDAMEDSFEKYLPLDEVSWVKPEGGFFYWIDMPNIDAEVLFKKAIEKKVAFVIGAPFFANGGGEHNARINYTYSTPDDIEKGVKRLGEAMREML from the coding sequence ATGTTGAGTATAGTCCGTCAGCCGGGCATGATATCCTTCGCAGGCGGAATGCCCGCGCCCGATGTCTTCCCGGTGAAGGAGTTCCACGAGGGAACCGAGGTTTTCCTGCGGGACGGCCCAAGCCTCCTCCAGTACGGTACTACCGAGGGTTTCACCCCGCTGAAGGAATTCCTCTCGGAGTGGACGGCCCCAAGGATGGGCAGGAGGGTCTCCACGGACGAAATGCTCCTGACTTCGGGTTCACAGCAGGTGCTTGACCTGATGGGTTGGGCCATGATCGACCCCGGGGATTATATCATCACCGAGGATCCTTCCTACCTGGCGGCCCTCACGGCATTTCACAACCACGGCTCCCGGTTCATCGGCATCCCCACCGACGCCGAGGGTATGGTCGTAGAAATGCTTCCCGAGAAGATTGAGAAGGCCCGTTCCAAGGGCAAGAAGATCAAGTTCATCTATACGATCGTCAACTTTCAAAACCCCGCGGGATGTACCCTGTCCCTTGAGAGAAGAAAAAAACTGGTGGAGATCTCAAACAAGTACGGGATCCCCATCTTCGAGGACGACCCCTACGGTTATGTTCGTTTTGACGGCGACCACCTTCCTTCCCTATTCTCCCTTGACCCGGAAGGTGGCGTGATCTACGCCGGCTCCTTCTCGAAGATCCTGGCCCCCGGGACGAGGATCGGATGGTGCTCCGGGAGCAGCGATATTATCCGGAAACTGACCGTCTTCAAACAGGCCACGGACCTCTGCTCGAGCCCCATTTCCCAAGCGTTGATCTACGAGTATTGTAAGAAGGGCTACCTGGACGGACATCTCCCAAAGATAATCGCCGACTACAGGATCAAGAGGGATGCCATGGAGGACAGTTTCGAGAAGTACCTGCCTCTCGATGAGGTCTCCTGGGTCAAGCCGGAGGGCGGTTTCTTCTACTGGATCGACATGCCGAACATCGACGCCGAGGTACTTTTCAAAAAGGCTATCGAGAAGAAAGTTGCCTTCGTGATAGGCGCGCCCTTCTTCGCCAACGGCGGTGGGGAGCATAACGCGAGGATAAATTACACCTACTCAACGCCTGATGACATAGAAAAAGGGGTCAAACGCCTCGGGGAAGCCATGAGGGAAATGCTCTGA